AGGATGGTGAAATCTCAGTAGCGTGGACTCAACCTTACAACGAAAGTCTGGAATCTGTTACTTACAGACTTTTTAGAGGTGAAGGGTTGTCTGGCATGGACCCATTGACTGAAATCAACCAAACTTTCCAAAAACAAGATACCTCTTACATTGACAAGGGACTTGATACAGAAAACACTCGCTACCATTATTGGGTAGAGCTTTCTTCCAGTGGAAATTTGTTGGAAACATCCAGAACAGCCTCTCAAGTAGAGCTCAGGGCTTCACCCAAATTGAATAGTATCATACTGAACTGGAAAGCTTCTGTTCCATGGAGTATAACCTCAAGTAGTAGACCTATTCATTATATTTTCAAAAAACTCAAAGAAGAGGATAATAGTGAATTCAAATTACTGGACAGTGTGATGGTTAGCAGCGAGGGGCTAATGTATGAAGACTTGTCTGAAGGGATGATTGAAGGACAAGAGTACTGTTACAAAATCCTTACAGTCGGTACCTATGAACAGTATGGCTTACCTGACTCATTGATCAATTATTCTCAGGAATTATGTGCTACATTATTAGATACAATTCCCCCTTGTCCACCTGTACTCACACTTGTTAGTCCAGACTGTAATGCACTTTCTCAAGAGCAATATAGTACAGATGATCAATGCTTACAGACCTATACCAATCAACTGTCATGGATTGATGGCACAGGAGACACATGTGATGACGATATTGCTTACTATAATATCTATTACAGTGAAAGGGAACAAAGCAGTTTGGAAGGGTTCAATAAAATAGGTTCAACTCCTGATCTACAATACCTTCACGAAGACCTTGTTTCCATTGCCGGAAGCTATACTGTTACCGCAGTAGACTTCTCTGGAAATGAAAGTGTATTATCCAATATTGAGGTTCAAGATAATGAATGCACAAGTTATATATTACCTAATGCATTCAGTCCTAACAATGATGGGATTAATGACCTCTTCATTCCTATGAGATGCCCTAGGTTTGTCAAGGAAGTTAAGTTTACAGTGATCAATAGATGGGGAGGTTTGATATTTACTTCTGATCAAAACCCAGAAATTAATTGGGATGGCAGAGACCTAGATGGGCAACTGCTTTCATCAGGTACTTATTATTATGAGGCTGAAGTCACATTTTACAGACTTCACGAAGAGGATGAGAAAACCACTTACAAAGGTTGGGTAATGCTTATGAGAAACAAAGATGACAATAATATAGACACGTCTATCAAGTAGTCATAAAACTACCCAGACAATACTTTTAAAGAGGAAAAGCGGAATGAAACTATATTTCATTCCGCTTTTATTTTACGTATACCAATAAAGAATTAAGCAGGAACCTTCTCCACACTTACTTTCCCTCTAACTCCTACCATAATCACAATCAGAGCACTTGCTCCCATCAAATAGGGATAATAAAGATATTGCATTACTTCTAATGGACTAATCACTGCCGCACCGGCCACACTTACAGCAGCCAATATTTGTGCTCCATACGGAATGGTTCCTTGTGCAAAACAAGAAAAAGTATCCAACAAACTTGCTGTTCGCCTTGGATCTAACTCAAACCTGTCTGAAATATCTTTCGCAATAGGTCCTGCAATAATAATCGCAACCGTATTATTCGCTGTACAAACATCTACAACACTGATTAATGCAGCAATACCCAATTCAGCACCTCGCTTACTTTTGACATTTCGTAATATCAAACTGATCAAAAACTCAATACCTCCATTCTTACGAATCAATTCGACAACTCCTCCTACCAATAAACAGATAATAACCAATTCAGACATTCCTGAAATTCCCTTCTGTACAGCCGCTATCCAGCCCCATATATCAAAACTTTCAGTATAAATACCAACAACTCCTGATATCAGCACACCTCCTGCCAGAACAAGAATTACATTCACACCAAACAATGCCGCAACAAGTACTGCTACATAAGGGAAAACCTTAATCAATGAGTACTCCAATTCTTCGTTTAGACTTGTAGCTTCTCCTCCTGCCAAAAACAGATACAATAGCATGGTTAATACAGCTCCAGGCAAGACAATTCCGATATTCATCTTGAACTTGTCTCTCATCTTGACTCCTTGTGTTCTTGCAGAAGCAATCGTTGTATCAGAAATCATAGATAGGTTATCCCCAAACATTGCACCTCCAATTACAGAGCCTAATGTAAGTCCCAACGGAAGTCCCAATTGCTCAGCTACTCCAACGCCTATCGGTGCTACAGCTACGATAGTTCCCACGGATGTCCCTACTGCTAATGATATAAAACATGCAATCAGGAAGAGCCCTGCCACCAAAACATTGGAAGGCAGTAATGACAGTCCCATATTAACTGTTGAGTCAATAGCTCCCATCGCTTTTCCAGTTTGGGCAAAAGCACCAGCCAACAGAAATATCAAGCACATCAACATGATATCTCTGTTTCCCATTCCTTTCGCAAAATCTCCTACTTTTTCACTGAGTCCCCTTCCCCGGTCCATACCAATGGCTACACCTGATGCTATTAGGAAAGCTACCCCCACAGGCATCTTATAAAAATCCCCTGTAATAATGGATACACAAAGGTAAACCAACAAAAACACCCCTAGCGGTAAAAGTGCCCATGCATTTCCTCTCTTGACAACTGTCGTATCGTTTTCTGTATTCAAAGCAATCTATAATTATTCACAAAAACTCTTAGAACTATTACATCTATTAAAAAGTTCCAAACTTAGCAAAAAATAAGCGGCAACCTCATAAGAGATTGCCGCCGCATATATTATATGGATAGGTATCTACCCTATACAAGTCCACTTTCTACAAGATATTCAGCAATTTGAACAGTATTTGTAGCCGCACCTTTTCTTAGGTTATCAGCAACAATCCACATGTTCAAAGTATTTGCCTGAGACTCATCTCTTCTCAACCTTCCTACAAAAGTTTCATCACGATTGTGGGCGTTGATTGGCATAGGGTATACATTGTTTGCTGGGTCGTCTTGCAAAATAATACCAGGTGCTTCTGATAGGATTGCTTTTACTTCATCCAAATCAAAATCTTCCTTGAACTCAACGTTTACAGCTTCAGAGTGCCCTCCGATTGTTGGGATACGTACAGTTGTAGAAGTTACCTTGATTGACTCATCACCAAAAATTTTCTTGGTTTCGTTAATCATTTTCATCTCCTCTTTTGTGTACCCATTGTCCATGAAAACATCAATATGTGGCAACACATTCAGGTCAATTTTGTGAGGATAAGCACGCTCACCTTCTACTCCCTGACGCTCATTCATCAACTGGTCAACAGCCTTTTTACCCGAACCTGTCACTGATTGGTATGTTGAAACCACTACACGCTCAATTCCATAACGGTTTCTTAGTGGAGCCAATGCCACAACCATTTGTATCGTAGAGCAGTTAGGGTTGGCTATAATTTTATCCTCTTTGGTTAATGTATCAGCATTCACCTCTGGTACAATCAGTTTTTTGCTGGCATCCATTCTCCAAGCAGAAGAGTTGTCAATAACAGTTGTTCCTACTGCTGCAAACTTTGGAGCAAACTCCAATGAAATGCTTCCTCCTGCTGAGAAAATGGCAATATCAGGTCTTGCTGCAATAGCATCTTCTATTGTAACAACAGTATATTCTTTATCCTGATAAGTAACTTTTTTACCGGCAGATCTAGCCGATGCCACCATCAGTAATTCATCAAAGTGAAAGCCTCTTTCTGCAATCACGTTCAGCATTTGCTCACCTACGAGTCCTGTTGCTCCTACGATAGCTAATTTCATGGTATAATCTTATGTTTCGGTATCTGATTCAATCTTCGTGCTTTCAAAAATCCTATTTTTTTCAACCTAAACAATACTTATTTGCATTTTTTTGCATTGGTAAATAACAATTTTGTAACATTTACAACAGATTGATATTTTCAAAACAAAAAGATAACCTTCGTTATACCTCAGACTTTTACTTTGATAAATACGCAGAAATAGGTCACCTCTAAAGCTCCCAACTGTCTTAAAATCTCCATCCTTTTTCCTTTCATTTAGAGATCTTCTGACTGTAAGAATTGCTAACACATATCAACAAGTTTAGCATAAGGTTCCTAAACACACCTGAAACCTTACGTAATATAGGATATATAAGAAAATGTAGTTTCATTTGTACGACCAAAATCAAAACCTTTTAAGACCTCCGGTACTCTTTAGTTTTTAATAGACTAAACGCAAACAAACCTCTCTTTACTTTACTACCAGCTATACTATTCAGTGCTTTTCCATCTAAAACTTACACCAACCAGGAAACACTGAAAAACACTTTCGACCATCATGAAACTTATATGTTTCTTCCTTCTAATCTTTCTACAATCAAGCACATTATTAGCTCAGCTTGACTCTGCTTCCTATACCTATGATTTTGGGGCAAGTCTTCATGGTGATACTATGTTAAGTATTGATAACACTAAGCACTTGAGTTACCATAAACCATTAGGTTTTGAAGTCACTTATCTTAGACAAACAGATGGCCGTAAATACTGGGAAGAAGTCCAAAATTATCCTCTTTGGGGTATATCACTGCAATACTTTGATTACAGAAGCAACATCCTAAAAAAGATGTTAAGCCTCTCTCTAGACTATCGTAGGAATATCTATAGAGGAAAAAGAGGGGCTACCTTTATTCCTCTTGGCATTGGGCTAGCTTATACTCCTGGATATTTTGACATCGAAAAGAACCCACTTAATACAGCCATTGGACAACCAGTTTCCTTTATACTCTATATCGGCATCCTCCAGCAAATACATATCAATAACTACTGGTCAATTGACCTCAAATTAGGACTTACACACTATTCAAACGGAGGACTATCAGCCCCTAACAGTGGTGTAAACCTCCTGAATACAAGTTTGGGAGTTAGTCGCAAAATACAGCAGCCTGATTTTAAGAAAAATCTACTTCCTCCAGCATTGGACAATAAGCTCCATTGCTTATTACAAGTAGCCACTGGTGCAAAAGAAGTATTGCCTACTCTTGGTAGATGGCCATTTTATAACGCTACACTCCTTTTTGCCAAAAACCTAAATTATAGACATGCTATCAATATTGGAGTGGATTATCAATATAGTGAAGCCTTGAAAAAGGAAGTTCACTTTATGCAAACGCAATGGTTTTACAACTCAACAAACGACAATGTACCTGACCACCAAACCGTCAGCCTTCTTGGTGGATATGAGTTTAAGGCGGGAAAGATCAGTGTACCTATTCTACTTGCTGCCCACATTTATAAAGAACTAGACACACTACCTACATTCTATCAAAAAATTGGACTAAGGTACTGGTTCAATAATTTATTCGCATCAATCACACTCAGAAGCTTTACTGGCAACTCAGATGGAATAGAATGGGGATTAGGTTTTAAAATTTAGCTCACATGAGAAAAATACTGCTATACCTCATTTGCCTAACTTTCAGTTTTGCATGTAATGAGATTGAATTTGATTGCTTCCAGTCAACAGGGCCTATTGAATCATATGAATTAGACTTCACTCAAATCGACTCATTAATTGTTCATGACAATATTGCTGTCTCAATCAGCTCTGCACCTCACCAAAGAGTTGTTACAGAAACAGGTAAAAACCTTTTTTCAGACCTTCAGTTTATTCAAAACGGAAAAACACTAACTGTTTATAATAATAATTACTGCAACTGGGTAAGAGAAAAGCACAGTCCTATACTACACCTATCTACATCTTCTCTCAAATACTTATCTCCTTCTGGCTCAGGAGACATCACATCAGCTAATCTTCTGACAATAGACACACTGACAATATTCACACAAAGAAGCTCCAGTAGTCTCCACTTGAAGATAAATAGCCAACTTATCAGAATCATCAGTAACAGTATCTCCCCTGTCACACTTGAAGGCGATAGTGAAGTTTTATCGTTAGGAATGTATTACAATATAGGCAATTTGGAGTGTAGTAAACTGAAGGCCAATACAGTTACTGTAAATCACCGAGGGCTTGGTAGGATTACTGTCAACCCAATAAAAATGCTGAGCGTCAACTTATACTCTGAAGGAGATGTAGAATACGTACACCAACCTGACAGTATTTCTGTTCAACATACAGGAGGAGGAGAACTTATTGGACCATAAATAAGCCCCTGTTTCATTAGAAACAGGGGCTATCTATTTTTATCTTAAAAGATGCCTTATGCAAGCAATCTGATTGGATCTTCCAAGAATTTCTTCAAGTCAAGTAAGAAGGCAGAACCTACAGCTCCATCTACTACTCTATGGTCACAAGACAATGTTACTTTCATAACATTACCAGGTACAATCTGACCATTTTTCACTACAGGTACTTGCTTGATACCACCTACTGCAAGGATACAAGAGTTTGGCGGGTTGATAATCGCTGTAAACTCTTCGATACCAAACATACCCAAGTTAGAGATAGTGAAAGTAGAACCTTCCCAATCTTGTGGTTGCAGTTTCTTATCAATAGCTCTCTTAGCCAAGTCTTTTACCTCAGCTGAGATTGCAGACATTCCTTTTTGGTCAGCATGTCTTACTACTGGTACCAGAAGTCCGTCAGGTACAGCTACTGCAATACCGACATGCACGTGGTCATTGAAACGGATCGCATCACCCATCCAACCAGCGTTCACATATTTATGTTTTTTCAATGCTGCTGCTACTGCTTTCACAACCATATCGTTGAATGAAATCTTCACGTCAGACACTTCATTCAGGCTCTTTCTTGCTGTAATTGCATTGTCCATATCAATGTCCAATGTCAAATAGAAGTGAGGTGCTGTGAATTTCGCTTCTGTCAAACGGTTAGCAATAGTCTTACGCATTTGTGATACAGGCTCATCGTAAGAGTGCTCAACACCTGCTGGTGCTGCTGCTACAGCTGGAGCCGCTTGAGGTGCTGCTGTAGTAGGTTGAGGTACGAACGCTTCCACGTCACGCTTCACTACTCTGCCATTTTCACCTGAACCTGGAATCATCGCAATATTGAAGCCTTTATCTTCAGCCATTTTCTTAGCCAATGGAGAAGCAAATACTCTATTTCCATCTGATTCAGGAGCTGGTGCTGCCGATCTTGAAACTGGTGCTGAAGCCGCAGGTGCCGCAGTTTTTTGTGGTGTTGCAGCTGGAGCCGATGCAGTTTGTTTCGGTGCTTCTGTTTTAGGAGCCTCTGCCTTAGGAGCAGCTTCTTTCTTAGCTGGAGCTGACTGAGATGCTTTCAATAGTGTTTCCCAATCTGCACCTGCTTCACCGATGATCGCAATCACTCCGTCAATCGGAACGTTAGTTACATCAGTGATATAAAGCATAGTACCATCGTTGTATGACTCAAGCTCCATAGTTGCTTTGTCAGTTTCAACCTCCGCCAAAACATCTCCTGAGCTCACTTCATCTCCTACTTTCACCAACCAGCTAGAAATAACACCTTCTTTCATAGTGTCAGACATCTTTGGCATTCTGATTACTTCAGCATTGATTCCTGAAGTATCTACTGCTTCAGACGCAGCCGCTTCTTGGGCTGGAGCCTCCTCTTCTGCTGGCGCAGCAGTTTCTTCAGCTGGAGCTGAAGAAGCACCTTTACCATCCAAAAGGCTTTGATAATCTTCTCCTGGTTCACCAATGATTGCAATAATGCCATCAATTGGCACAGCTGCTTTTTCTTGCGCTGCTATATAAAGAATTGTGCCATCCTCATATGACTCCAATTCCATGGTTGCTTTATCTGTTTCCACTTCAGCCAGGATGTCTCCTGAACTTACTTGGTCACCTTCTTTTACTAACCAAGACGCTATCACACCTTCTTTCATGGTGTCAGACATCTTCGGCATTCTGATTACTTCTGCCATAGTGAAAATTTTGTCTGATTATTCGAGATTATTGTCTAATTTTCGTTTTCGTGCTCAAAAATAGCAGGATTATTTGATTGTCACAATTTTGATTCAATGACCTTTTTTATCCCACCACACCACTCACACAGTTATCTCACTGGTTATGAAATAAGTAACCCCCACACACATCTAAAATAAGACCTTATAGCAACAATATGTATTTACAGATGTTTAAATGCCAAAGGTTTATTCACATAAAAGTAAAAAGTCACTTATAGTAGCATAAGAGAGATTAACATTTTCATTGAGCTTTATCATTAGCTTTTTTTCTTTAAAAATTCAATGTTGCATTATTCATATTGTACAATTTTATTTGCAACAGCGAGAGTGAAATGAACCCCTGCAATTCAATTAACTTTGACAAATACCTCCTTGTGAACTTTTCATAAGATTTTTGTCAGCTGTAATCATTGCAGCTATTGCCTCACGAAACGCCAGTACAGGACATTTCTAAATGACCAAGACATACCTTACAGGTTTACCTCTAAAACATTTAGGATTAACTTTTAAAGCTGTTTTTCAAATAGTTAAACAAACAACCACTATCAAGAGAGTTTTATTAGGATACTAAAGGCACTCTCCAATGTTTAGGCTTTATAAAAACAGCACAAATGAAAATAGCCCTGTTACAACCAAAAAATATTGACTATAACTCAAACAAAATTTTCACCACCATTTTTACCTAAAAAATTCAACTGATGATGACTTATAAATTCGCTCTGGATGAATCATTCCTTGAAAAGTACAAAAACACCAACCCTCCCTTTGGTTTTAACGGCTTGGGTGAGCTGGTGTACATGCGTACTTATTCACGTTTGAATGAGGATGGAAGTAATGAAGTATGGTGGCAAACTGTCAGACGTGTTGTTGAAGGAACCTATACAATCCAGAAAAACCACATTCTAAAGTACCAACTGGGATGGGATGACGACAAAGCGCAAGTTTCAGCCCAAGAGATGTACGACAGGATGTTCAATATGAAGTTCCTCCCTCCAGGTAGAGGCCTTTGGGCAATGGGATCGGAACTGACAACTAAACGTAACCTGTTTGCAGCACTTAACAACTGTTCTTTTGTAAGTACTGAAAAACTAAGCGAAGACCCCGTAAAACCATTCGAATTCCTGATGGACATGTCGATGCTGGGTGTTGGTGTTGGTTTTGATGTAAAAGGAGCTGGACAGGTTAAGATTAACCAACCAAACAAAGAAGAGACGACTACCTATGTTATTCCTGACTCTCGTGAAGGTTGGGTAACCAGTGTAGGTATGCTGCTTGACACTTACTTGCACCCCAACAGAGTTGCGGTTGAGTTTGACTACAGCAAGATTAGAAAAGCAGGTGAGCCAATCAAAGGTTTCGGTGGTGTAAGCTCAGGAGCAGAGCCTTTGAAGAAGCTACACAACCAAATCATTGAAAAATTTGATGGTCGCCCTGAAGACAGCCACATCTCCACAACTGATATCGTGGACATTATGAACATGATCGGTTGCTGCGTGGTAGCAGGTAACGTTCGTCGTAGTGCTGAAATCGTATTTGGTGATCCGAACGACGATGAGTACCTAAAACTGAAAGACTACCGTTGGAACAACGAGACCATGAAAATGGAAGGTTCTGCGGCACACCGTGCTGACTACGGTTGGTCTTCAAACAACTCTGTATTTGCAGAGGTGGGTATGGACTACGACAAGGTAGCAGGACAGACAGCCGTTAACGGTGAGCCTGGTTACATCTGGCTGGACAATATCCGCAAGTTTGGCCGTATGTGTGACGCACCTGACTACAAGGACGCAAGAGCAATGGGTACTAACCCTTGTGCAGAGCAGTCTCTGGAATCTTATGAGCTATGCTGTCTGGTGGAGACATTCCCTACAAGAGCGGAAAGCAAGGAAGACTTCCTGCGTACACTGAAGTTTGCTTACCTGTATGCCAAAACTGTAACGCTAACGAATACACACTGGGCAGAGACCAACCGTGTATTGCTGCGTAACCGTCGTATCGGTACATCTATGTCAGGCATTGCGCAATTCATTGAAGGCAATGGATTGGAAACATTGAGAACTTGGTGTGACGAGGGTTACAACACAATCCAAAACTGGGACAAGATCTACAGTGAGTGGTTGTGTGTACCACGCTCTGTAAAGACTACTTCTATCAAGCCTTCAGGTACAGTATCATTGCTGCCAGGTGTAACACCAGGTATGCACTACCCTGAGAGCAACCACTATATCCGTCGTATCAGAATAGCAAAGGACTCTCCTCTACTGGATAAATGCCGTGAGGCAAACTTCCACATTGAGCCAAGCGTTGCTGAATCAAACACAATGGTGGTTTCCATTCCTGTTGAGATTTCTAACGTTAGAACGGTTAATGAGGTAAGTATCTGGGAACAGGTTTCACTGGCAGCTTTCATTCAGGAGTTCTGGGCAGACAACCAGGTATCAGTAACCGTAACGTTCAAGAAAGATGAGGCGACTCAGATCAAGCCTATCCTGAACTACTACCAGTACCGCCTGAAGTCTGTAAGCTTCCTGCCTAAGCTGGAAATGGGTAACACGGTTTATCCTCAAATGCCTTACGAGGAAATCTCTAAAGACAAATATGATGAGCTGGTAAAAGGTATCAAGCCACTTAACTTCTCTGAAATGAGTGGTGGTGTGGACAGCGAAGCAGAGAAATTCTGTGACGGTGACCACTGCGTACTGTAAGCTTTAGCAGATCAGAAAATATTCAGCCCCTTCATGAAAGTATCATGCTTTTCATGAAGGGGCTTTTTTTATCATTGGCTAGAGCAACACACCTGCTCAAAAAGCGAGACCTTGGTGTTATTACCTTGCACGGATGGACTGCTTGCAATTTATCACTAGATTGAAACCCAATTATGTACCGCTACCACGATTACTGCTCTCAGGTAATGATGGAAAATCGGTAACACACTTTTCAACTGACATAATCCACAGAAGCCTTACCAAAGGCATTATTTCGTCTTTTTTAATCCTTAAACCTTGAATCATGGCACACACACACAAGTCTCCACTGGAGGAATCTCTACTGGCAGAAGCAGTAACCCAACCAACCGAATACGGTTACTACCTATCATACAATGATCTCTATTACAAGCTTGAATCCTGTACCGTTCGGTATGACTTCAGTTATCACAAACTAAGAGGAATTAAGCATATCCCTTTTCAGGATACAGACATAAAGGTAATTGCCCACTTTCCTGACTGGAATTACCAGCAGACCAACTTTTTCATACAGGGCCTCAACGACTTGAACCTTAATAATCCAAAGCAAACTGAACCTGTCTCCTTTTTCCAAAAAGGTGCTGATACCTATGAGCTTAGCTTCACTAATATTAGGGAAGGACAAATGTTATTTGTTTGTGAGTACAACAACCAATATGCCATGGGCATCGGCAGTATCTCAGATGCTTTGTTAGAGATGTTTAACTCAGGTGATGACAAGACTTCTTCTGTCTTTGGAAACATCACAATGGCTTTAAAGTCATTTCCTGAAAACCTGCAACTTCAAGCATTGAAAAGCATATGGGAGCAAAAGGAAACCGATGAGAAGACAGCCAAGATATGGGAAGTAGTCCTGCAAAAATATTCTGACTTTGAAAACAGGGAAGACCGTGAAGGCAAGCTTGTCTTTGCCGATGATACCCTGCACGAGATTCAGTACTACCTGTCGCTGGATAGCCACCCTGCCCAAAAGGAAGAGGCAGAAAAACTTATCCAGTTGCTGGAAGCATTCAAGAATGAAAAGGTAGAGCAAGTTAAAACGGAACTGCCTGACAGGTCACTGCTGGCAAAGAATGCCATAGTCTACAAGGGAGATTACTTCACCCTTACCACTGTTCAGATAGGTGATGAGTTGCTGCTTCGCTTCAATGGCATTCCAAATCATTTTGACGGGGTAGTGCTGCGACACAAGAAACGTATCCAGAATGACTTTACTGGCGACTATATCCTGCAAACCAATGAGGTCAATGGGGATAACTGGAATACCTTCTGTTGTGAGGCTGACAGCTGGACCGGAAGGTCATACCTGTTTGTATATCCACCACTGATTGACACGAAGGTGGGGGTACAGATTGACTACAGCAACACGGACGATACACCTGAAAAAGTATATGACGATTATTGCAGACAGTAAGTCTCAGTCAGGGTACCCACACAGGTACCCTTTCTTATTGCCATTGCTTGACTGTTTTATGTCCATATAATTGTCTCATCCATCTTCCTGTTTAACTTTACAGCTTCTTATTTTTTTGCCGGCGTATTTTTTAGGCTTGGCCATAAACTTTTTGACGATGAAAATATTGCTGACTGCACTTGCTGCATTGACCATTGGAATGGGTAATACATTCGCACAAGAACAAGACACTACACTAAGGCAACTGCCCGAAGCGACAGTCTCCGTCGGGTACCTTGCCGATGGGCAATCCCCCTTCACATTTCAAGATATCAGCCGTGAAGCACTCATGAATAAAAACGTAGGACAGGAACCATCCTTCCTGCTGAGCGAGACACCTTCCATCACGGTGTACTCCGATGCAGGAAGCTATCAGGGATATTCTTACTACAGGATGAGAGGCATAGACCAGACACGTATCAACATGACACTGGATGGTGTGCCGCTGAATGAACCTGAAGATCAAGGTGTCTATTTCTCCAACTATCCTGACTTCCTGAACTCTGTCAGCAACATACAGGTACAGCGCGGGGTAGGTACCTCCAAGAACGGTACCTCCAGCTATGCAGGCAGTTTGCAATTCACCTCACCTTCCTTGCGTGACTCATCAGCCACAACAGTTGGGACAGGTTATGGCTCATACAATACCTATAGGGCATTTGCTGAATACAAAAGCGGACTGCACAACAATATGGGACTATACCTGAGAGGGTCACACCTGCATTCGGATGGGTACCGTGACAACGCTGCCAACACTTCAAGTTCCGTGTTTTACAGCGGAGGTATCTTTCTTCCGAAGAGTATCCTGAAGCTAACCGGTTTTGCGGGAAACCAGCAAAATGAAATGGCTTGGCTGGGTGTATCTGAAGAAATGATTGCTGAAAACCCAAAGGCAAGCGCCAACACAGATCAGGAAGACGATAACTTTACCCAGTCCCTGACACAACTGCAATTCACCCATTTCCTCAACAGCAACGCCACACTGAATGCCAGCGTGTTTTACAATTACCTGGAAGGAAATTATGATTTCGACCTGAATAACTTTTTGGGGCTCCCTTCTACGGATGAACTGTACAACTATGCGTTCAGGTCAAACTTCGTAGGCATGTTTGCCAACTACCAATACGAAACAGACAGGCTTGACTGGACATCAGGCATTCAAGCCAACAGCTATTCACGCAGACATACCGGCTCTGAAAAAACCTTAGGACAACTTTACCAGAATGTCGGCTACAAGCGTGAGTTCAGTGCCTTCTCAAAAGTGGCTTATACGGCAGGCAAGGCAGTGCTGTACGCAGACTTGCAGTACCGCTATACCGACTTTGATTACACACAGCCTCTTGTAGACTTCTCATTGCTTTCGTGGCAGTTCCTGAACCCGAAGGTAGGCATCACCTATCACCTCAGTGAAGCAAGTGACCTTTACTACAGTATAGGAAGAACGGGACGTGAGCCGACAAGGAATGATATGTTTGCAGGATCAGATGAGTTACCGATAGATGAGCAAAACAATCCTGTGCTTTCTTCAACAGATGCCGAATATGTAACAGACCACGAATTGGGATGGCGCTACAACAGCCCTAAGGTATCTGCCAGTGTCAATGCATACTGGATGGACTTCGAAAACGAGATGGTCTTGAACGGGCAGTTTGGTCCGAACGGTCTGGCGCTGAACAGCAACGTGGAAAAAAGTTACCGTACCGGACTGGA
This portion of the Limibacter armeniacum genome encodes:
- a CDS encoding Na+/H+ antiporter NhaC family protein — translated: MNTENDTTVVKRGNAWALLPLGVFLLVYLCVSIITGDFYKMPVGVAFLIASGVAIGMDRGRGLSEKVGDFAKGMGNRDIMLMCLIFLLAGAFAQTGKAMGAIDSTVNMGLSLLPSNVLVAGLFLIACFISLAVGTSVGTIVAVAPIGVGVAEQLGLPLGLTLGSVIGGAMFGDNLSMISDTTIASARTQGVKMRDKFKMNIGIVLPGAVLTMLLYLFLAGGEATSLNEELEYSLIKVFPYVAVLVAALFGVNVILVLAGGVLISGVVGIYTESFDIWGWIAAVQKGISGMSELVIICLLVGGVVELIRKNGGIEFLISLILRNVKSKRGAELGIAALISVVDVCTANNTVAIIIAGPIAKDISDRFELDPRRTASLLDTFSCFAQGTIPYGAQILAAVSVAGAAVISPLEVMQYLYYPYLMGASALIVIMVGVRGKVSVEKVPA
- a CDS encoding aspartate-semialdehyde dehydrogenase → MKLAIVGATGLVGEQMLNVIAERGFHFDELLMVASARSAGKKVTYQDKEYTVVTIEDAIAARPDIAIFSAGGSISLEFAPKFAAVGTTVIDNSSAWRMDASKKLIVPEVNADTLTKEDKIIANPNCSTIQMVVALAPLRNRYGIERVVVSTYQSVTGSGKKAVDQLMNERQGVEGERAYPHKIDLNVLPHIDVFMDNGYTKEEMKMINETKKIFGDESIKVTSTTVRIPTIGGHSEAVNVEFKEDFDLDEVKAILSEAPGIILQDDPANNVYPMPINAHNRDETFVGRLRRDESQANTLNMWIVADNLRKGAATNTVQIAEYLVESGLV
- a CDS encoding acyloxyacyl hydrolase; its protein translation is MKLICFFLLIFLQSSTLLAQLDSASYTYDFGASLHGDTMLSIDNTKHLSYHKPLGFEVTYLRQTDGRKYWEEVQNYPLWGISLQYFDYRSNILKKMLSLSLDYRRNIYRGKRGATFIPLGIGLAYTPGYFDIEKNPLNTAIGQPVSFILYIGILQQIHINNYWSIDLKLGLTHYSNGGLSAPNSGVNLLNTSLGVSRKIQQPDFKKNLLPPALDNKLHCLLQVATGAKEVLPTLGRWPFYNATLLFAKNLNYRHAINIGVDYQYSEALKKEVHFMQTQWFYNSTNDNVPDHQTVSLLGGYEFKAGKISVPILLAAHIYKELDTLPTFYQKIGLRYWFNNLFASITLRSFTGNSDGIEWGLGFKI
- a CDS encoding GIN domain-containing protein, which encodes MRKILLYLICLTFSFACNEIEFDCFQSTGPIESYELDFTQIDSLIVHDNIAVSISSAPHQRVVTETGKNLFSDLQFIQNGKTLTVYNNNYCNWVREKHSPILHLSTSSLKYLSPSGSGDITSANLLTIDTLTIFTQRSSSSLHLKINSQLIRIISNSISPVTLEGDSEVLSLGMYYNIGNLECSKLKANTVTVNHRGLGRITVNPIKMLSVNLYSEGDVEYVHQPDSISVQHTGGGELIGP
- a CDS encoding pyruvate dehydrogenase complex dihydrolipoamide acetyltransferase, which codes for MAEVIRMPKMSDTMKEGVIASWLVKEGDQVSSGDILAEVETDKATMELESYEDGTILYIAAQEKAAVPIDGIIAIIGEPGEDYQSLLDGKGASSAPAEETAAPAEEEAPAQEAAASEAVDTSGINAEVIRMPKMSDTMKEGVISSWLVKVGDEVSSGDVLAEVETDKATMELESYNDGTMLYITDVTNVPIDGVIAIIGEAGADWETLLKASQSAPAKKEAAPKAEAPKTEAPKQTASAPAATPQKTAAPAASAPVSRSAAPAPESDGNRVFASPLAKKMAEDKGFNIAMIPGSGENGRVVKRDVEAFVPQPTTAAPQAAPAVAAAPAGVEHSYDEPVSQMRKTIANRLTEAKFTAPHFYLTLDIDMDNAITARKSLNEVSDVKISFNDMVVKAVAAALKKHKYVNAGWMGDAIRFNDHVHVGIAVAVPDGLLVPVVRHADQKGMSAISAEVKDLAKRAIDKKLQPQDWEGSTFTISNLGMFGIEEFTAIINPPNSCILAVGGIKQVPVVKNGQIVPGNVMKVTLSCDHRVVDGAVGSAFLLDLKKFLEDPIRLLA